In Actinomadura citrea, a single window of DNA contains:
- a CDS encoding DUF3099 domain-containing protein, translating into MVKVNPRHHREPAVYTVTDAPRPMSEDIGHRQRRYLMSMGVRTICFVGAVVAAVAGAPWWLALLMVVGAAVLPYVAVIFANGGREPTAPAAYDDRLRGEQKPVSGQRPEIRS; encoded by the coding sequence ATGGTGAAGGTCAATCCCCGCCACCACCGCGAGCCGGCGGTCTACACGGTCACCGACGCTCCCCGCCCCATGTCGGAGGACATCGGCCACCGCCAGCGCCGGTACCTGATGTCCATGGGCGTCCGCACGATCTGCTTCGTGGGGGCGGTGGTGGCCGCCGTCGCGGGTGCGCCGTGGTGGCTCGCGCTGCTCATGGTGGTCGGCGCCGCCGTGCTCCCCTACGTCGCCGTGATCTTCGCCAACGGAGGGCGCGAGCCGACCGCCCCGGCGGCTTACGACGACCGTCTTCGCGGGGAACAGAAGCCGGTTTCCGGACAGCGACCGGAAATCCGGTCGTGA
- a CDS encoding beta-ketoacyl-ACP reductase: MSRSVLVTGGNRGIGLAIARELAAAGDAVAVTYRSGEPPEGLFGVRCDVTSAEDVDAAFGKVEAEQGPVEVVVANAGITKDTLLAIMSEESFTSVLDTNLTGSFRVAKRAVKSMMRKRAGRIVLVSSVVGLMGSPGQSNYAASKAGMVGFARSLARELGSRGITVNVVAPGFVDTDMTAVLTEDQQKAITAAVPLGRIAKPEEIAKAVRFVAGEDAAYITGAVIPVDGGLGMGH; this comes from the coding sequence ATGAGTCGCTCTGTCCTCGTGACCGGCGGTAACCGGGGCATCGGCCTCGCCATCGCCCGCGAGCTGGCCGCGGCGGGCGACGCGGTCGCGGTCACCTACCGGTCCGGAGAGCCGCCCGAGGGGCTGTTCGGCGTCCGGTGCGACGTGACGAGCGCCGAGGACGTCGACGCGGCCTTCGGCAAGGTGGAGGCGGAGCAGGGGCCCGTCGAGGTGGTCGTCGCCAACGCGGGGATCACCAAGGACACGCTCCTTGCGATCATGAGCGAGGAGTCGTTCACCTCGGTCCTGGACACCAACCTCACCGGGTCGTTCCGGGTGGCCAAGCGCGCGGTGAAGAGCATGATGCGCAAGCGCGCGGGGCGGATCGTGCTGGTCTCCTCGGTCGTGGGGCTGATGGGCTCGCCGGGGCAGTCCAACTACGCCGCGTCCAAGGCCGGCATGGTCGGGTTCGCGCGCTCCCTCGCACGCGAGCTCGGGTCACGGGGCATCACGGTCAACGTGGTGGCGCCCGGGTTCGTCGACACCGACATGACGGCGGTGCTGACCGAGGACCAGCAGAAGGCCATCACCGCCGCGGTGCCGCTCGGCCGCATCGCGAAGCCGGAGGAGATCGCCAAGGCCGTGAGGTTCGTGGCCGGTGAGGACGCCGCCTACATCACCGGGGCCGTGATCCCGGTCGACGGCGGCCTGGGAATGGGGCACTGA
- a CDS encoding substrate-binding domain-containing protein has translation MSAFDDVPEWAPRNQPEPGGPESPYTFLGASHPAGPPPRRAAGGHEGEPFDAFSRPDRTPRPPGPAHAAARQPRGPWALGRGRPPRRVGGILLGPLAGAIGLVLLTGFGAYALASPGDGCSGGAALTLDVAAAPDVAPAVARSAGRFNDAGHRVDGRCARARVRAADPAAVATLLSGKGVAGVARRPDVWIPDSSLWTKLVGGSGRAPAAGAPGRPAGIASSPIVLAAPRGLATQLRNLGAPERPAWRDLLAAAGTASGAERDPAAGPGTGVIPPRLFRLQVPDPARSATGMGSLILAGAVLGGAPGGEASFTGVVRTIREGVAVSVDAAFTAFATSASPGQGEADRYPVAMAPEQAVFAYNARRPAEPAVAVYPEEGTVYLDYPVAVLAEDRAKAGAARMLETALADRATRDDLRRLGFRAPGGAAPASFSPRTGLDPRPPRALPETPAADVRRTMQSWAQLSLSIRMLSIIDVSGSMDEGVAPGVTRLQSTVRTAQGGLALLPDDSELGQWIFSTDLQGGRDWRELVSVGPLNQRLGSATRRQLVLSAFARIRVKEHGDTGLYDTVMAAFDYMKRTYKPEYVNSVLLWTDGENEDPRGPSLEETLDHMRREYDPERPVQVNMLGYGSDVDVNELRRIAQVTHGDAYVAETPGQIQAIFLRAVSRRVCEPDC, from the coding sequence ATGAGCGCATTCGACGACGTGCCCGAGTGGGCGCCTCGGAACCAGCCGGAACCGGGCGGCCCCGAGTCCCCCTACACCTTTCTCGGGGCCTCGCACCCGGCCGGGCCGCCGCCCCGCCGCGCGGCGGGCGGGCATGAGGGCGAGCCCTTCGACGCCTTCAGCAGACCCGACCGCACGCCGCGTCCCCCGGGCCCGGCGCACGCCGCCGCCAGGCAGCCGCGAGGGCCGTGGGCTCTCGGCAGGGGCCGCCCGCCGCGGCGGGTCGGCGGGATCCTGCTCGGACCGCTGGCGGGCGCGATCGGCCTGGTGCTGCTCACCGGGTTCGGCGCGTACGCGCTCGCCTCGCCGGGCGACGGCTGCTCCGGCGGCGCCGCGCTGACGCTCGACGTGGCCGCGGCGCCGGACGTCGCGCCCGCGGTCGCGCGGTCGGCGGGGCGCTTCAACGACGCGGGGCACCGGGTGGACGGGCGGTGCGCCCGCGCGCGGGTGCGCGCCGCCGATCCCGCCGCGGTGGCGACGCTGCTGTCCGGCAAGGGCGTGGCCGGCGTCGCCCGCAGGCCGGACGTCTGGATCCCCGACTCCTCGCTGTGGACCAAGCTCGTCGGCGGTTCCGGGCGGGCCCCGGCCGCCGGCGCTCCGGGACGGCCCGCCGGGATCGCCTCGTCCCCGATCGTCCTGGCCGCGCCGCGCGGCCTGGCGACGCAGCTGCGCAACCTCGGCGCCCCGGAGCGGCCTGCCTGGAGGGACCTGCTCGCCGCGGCCGGGACGGCCTCGGGCGCCGAGCGGGATCCGGCCGCCGGGCCCGGCACCGGGGTCATCCCTCCGCGGCTGTTCCGGCTCCAGGTCCCCGACCCGGCCCGCAGCGCGACCGGCATGGGCTCGCTGATCCTGGCCGGTGCGGTGCTGGGCGGCGCCCCCGGCGGGGAGGCGTCGTTCACCGGTGTGGTCCGCACGATCCGGGAGGGCGTCGCCGTCTCCGTGGACGCCGCGTTCACGGCGTTCGCGACGTCCGCCTCGCCCGGCCAGGGCGAGGCCGACCGCTACCCGGTCGCGATGGCGCCCGAGCAGGCGGTGTTCGCCTACAACGCGCGGCGTCCGGCCGAGCCGGCCGTCGCGGTGTACCCGGAGGAGGGGACGGTCTACCTCGACTATCCGGTCGCCGTCCTGGCGGAGGACCGGGCCAAGGCGGGCGCCGCGCGGATGCTGGAGACGGCCCTCGCGGACAGGGCGACCCGGGACGACCTGCGGCGGCTGGGCTTCCGGGCACCCGGCGGAGCGGCGCCCGCGTCGTTCTCCCCGCGGACCGGCCTGGACCCGCGACCCCCGCGGGCGCTCCCCGAGACGCCGGCGGCGGACGTGCGGCGCACCATGCAGTCGTGGGCCCAGCTGTCGCTGAGCATCCGGATGCTGAGCATCATCGACGTGTCGGGGTCCATGGACGAGGGGGTCGCGCCGGGCGTGACGCGGCTGCAGTCCACGGTGCGCACCGCCCAGGGCGGGCTCGCGCTGCTGCCGGACGACAGCGAGCTCGGCCAGTGGATCTTCTCCACGGACCTGCAGGGCGGCCGGGACTGGCGGGAGCTGGTCAGTGTGGGACCGCTCAACCAGCGGCTGGGCTCGGCGACCCGGCGGCAGCTCGTGCTGAGCGCGTTCGCGCGGATCCGGGTGAAGGAGCACGGCGACACCGGCCTGTACGACACGGTGATGGCCGCGTTCGACTACATGAAGCGGACCTACAAGCCCGAGTACGTGAACTCCGTCCTCCTGTGGACGGACGGGGAGAACGAGGACCCGCGCGGCCCGTCCCTGGAGGAGACCCTCGACCACATGCGGCGCGAGTACGACCCGGAGCGCCCCGTCCAGGTCAACATGCTGGGCTACGGATCGGACGTGGACGTCAACGAGCTGCGGCGCATCGCGCAGGTGACGCACGGGGACGCCTATGTGGCCGAGACGCCCGGGCAGATCCAGGCGATCTTCCTCAGGGCCGTCTCGCGCCGGGTCTGCGAGCCCGACTGCTGA
- the fabG gene encoding 3-oxoacyl-ACP reductase FabG translates to MTDTRVAIVTGAARGIGAATAVRLAREGFAVAVCDLDEAACADTVETITKDGGTALAVGVDVADTARADAAVARVAAELGPPLVLVNNAGITRDNLLFKMSDDDWDAVLSVHLRGSFVMTRAAQAHMTKAGWGRIVNLSSVSALGNRGQVNYSAAKAGLQGFTKTLAIELGRFGVTANAIAPGFIATEMTAATAARVGVDFEDFKAAAAREIPVRRVGVPEDIAGTVAFLVGDDASFVSGQVIYVAGGPRA, encoded by the coding sequence ATGACCGACACCCGGGTGGCCATCGTCACCGGCGCCGCGCGCGGCATCGGCGCCGCCACCGCCGTCCGCCTCGCCAGGGAGGGCTTCGCCGTCGCGGTCTGCGACCTCGACGAGGCCGCCTGCGCCGACACGGTCGAGACGATCACCAAGGACGGCGGCACCGCGCTCGCCGTCGGCGTGGACGTCGCCGACACGGCGCGGGCCGACGCCGCCGTCGCGCGCGTCGCCGCGGAGCTCGGACCGCCCCTCGTCCTCGTGAACAACGCCGGCATCACCCGCGACAACCTGCTGTTCAAGATGTCCGACGACGACTGGGACGCGGTCCTGTCGGTGCACCTGCGCGGCTCGTTCGTGATGACCCGCGCCGCGCAGGCGCACATGACGAAGGCCGGATGGGGCCGGATCGTGAACCTGTCGTCGGTGTCGGCCCTCGGCAACCGCGGCCAGGTCAACTACTCGGCGGCCAAGGCGGGCCTCCAGGGGTTCACGAAGACGCTGGCGATCGAGCTGGGCAGGTTCGGGGTGACGGCCAACGCGATCGCGCCCGGGTTCATCGCCACCGAGATGACCGCCGCGACCGCCGCCCGCGTCGGCGTCGACTTCGAGGACTTCAAGGCCGCCGCCGCCAGGGAGATCCCGGTCCGGCGCGTCGGCGTCCCCGAGGACATCGCCGGGACCGTCGCGTTCCTGGTCGGCGACGACGCCTCCTTCGTCTCCGGCCAGGTCATCTATGTGGCCGGTGGTCCCCGCGCGTGA
- a CDS encoding acyl-CoA dehydrogenase family protein, which yields MRRTVFNEDHEAFRDTIRAFIEAEVAPVYEEWENAGHPPRDFYAKLGELGVFGIQVPEEYGGAGETSFKYQAVISEECARAGVSFGGYGVHVNLVLPYLLKYGSQEQKKRWLPPFVSGEMMTAIAMTEPGTGSDLAGMQTTAKRDGDHYVLNGAKTFITGGVLADRVLVVARTSPATPENRRAGLSILAVDTRSEGYAVGRKLEKIGLRSSDTAELSFTDVRVPVEDLLGEEGRGFEYLTHNLAEERLGIATSSYASAAAAVEFARKYVQERTVFGKTVSSFQNTKFVLAECATEVEAARSLVDRCIEALDAGELTPADAAVCKLFCTEVQARVVDKCLQLHGGYGYILEYPIARLYADARVARIYGGTSEVLKTIIAKDIQV from the coding sequence GTGCGCCGCACCGTTTTCAACGAGGACCACGAGGCCTTCCGGGACACGATCCGGGCGTTCATCGAGGCCGAGGTGGCCCCGGTCTACGAGGAGTGGGAGAACGCCGGCCATCCGCCGCGGGACTTCTACGCCAAGCTCGGCGAGCTGGGCGTGTTCGGCATCCAGGTGCCCGAGGAGTACGGCGGCGCGGGCGAGACGAGCTTCAAGTACCAGGCCGTGATCTCCGAGGAGTGCGCCCGCGCCGGGGTGAGCTTCGGCGGCTACGGCGTGCACGTCAACCTCGTCCTGCCCTACCTGCTGAAGTACGGGTCGCAGGAGCAGAAGAAGCGCTGGCTGCCGCCGTTCGTGTCCGGCGAGATGATGACGGCGATCGCGATGACCGAGCCCGGAACCGGCTCCGACCTCGCGGGCATGCAGACCACGGCGAAGCGGGACGGCGACCACTACGTCCTGAACGGCGCCAAGACGTTCATCACCGGCGGCGTCCTCGCCGACCGGGTGCTCGTGGTCGCGCGGACGTCCCCGGCCACGCCGGAGAACCGGCGGGCGGGCCTGTCGATCCTCGCCGTGGACACCCGCAGCGAGGGCTACGCGGTCGGCCGCAAGCTGGAGAAGATCGGGCTGCGGAGCTCCGACACCGCCGAGCTGTCGTTCACCGACGTCCGGGTGCCCGTGGAGGACCTGCTCGGCGAGGAGGGACGCGGGTTCGAGTACCTGACGCACAACCTCGCCGAAGAGCGCCTCGGCATCGCGACCAGCTCCTACGCGTCGGCGGCCGCCGCCGTGGAGTTCGCCCGCAAATACGTCCAGGAGCGCACCGTCTTCGGCAAGACCGTGTCGTCGTTCCAGAACACCAAGTTCGTGCTGGCCGAGTGCGCCACCGAGGTCGAGGCCGCCCGCTCGCTCGTCGACCGCTGCATCGAGGCGCTGGACGCGGGCGAGCTCACTCCCGCCGACGCCGCCGTCTGCAAGCTGTTCTGCACCGAGGTGCAGGCCCGCGTCGTCGACAAGTGCCTCCAGTTGCACGGCGGCTACGGCTACATCCTGGAGTACCCGATCGCGCGCCTGTACGCCGACGCCCGGGTCGCCCGGATCTACGGCGGCACCAGCGAGGTGCTCAAGACCATCATCGCCAAGGACATCCAGGTCTGA
- a CDS encoding TldD/PmbA family protein, whose translation MHDIDPAFTALPLRALADAALSRARELGAEHADFRLERIRSQTLRLHDAALETALDADDVGLSVRVVKDGTWGFAAGIDLTPEGAAGVAARAVEVAAVARAVNREPIELAPEPVHGERTWVSAYETDPFEVPTADKVALLAGWSRRLLGDDRVDHVDATLLQVKENKFFADLAGTVTTQQRVRLHPVVNAVGIAGGLFDTMRTLAPPAGYGWEWLSGEHWDWDGELARIPELLAEKLAAPSVEPGVYDVVVDPSNLWLTIHESIGHATELDRALGYEAAYAGTSFATPDKLGTLQYGSKVMNITGDRTAEHGLATVGYDDEGVQAQSFDIVSEGLFTGYQTDRRIARLTGAERSNGCAFADAASSMPIQRMANVSLKPAEGGPSTDELISGVERGIYIVGDKSWSIDMQRHNFQFTGQRFFRIENGRLAGQLRDVAYQATTTDFWNSMEAVGGPQTYVLGGAFNCGKGQPGQVAPVSHGCPSALFRGVNILNALKEAGQ comes from the coding sequence GTGCATGACATCGATCCCGCCTTCACCGCGCTGCCGCTTCGCGCGCTGGCCGACGCGGCGCTGTCCCGCGCCAGGGAGCTGGGCGCAGAGCACGCCGACTTCCGCCTGGAGCGCATCCGCAGCCAGACACTCCGCCTCCACGACGCCGCCCTGGAGACCGCCCTGGACGCCGACGACGTCGGGCTGTCGGTCAGGGTCGTCAAGGACGGCACCTGGGGCTTCGCCGCCGGCATCGACCTGACGCCCGAGGGCGCCGCCGGCGTCGCCGCGCGGGCGGTGGAGGTCGCCGCCGTCGCCAGGGCCGTCAACCGCGAGCCCATCGAGCTGGCGCCCGAGCCCGTCCACGGGGAGCGCACCTGGGTCTCCGCCTACGAGACCGATCCGTTCGAGGTGCCGACCGCCGACAAGGTCGCGCTGCTGGCGGGCTGGAGCCGCCGGCTGCTCGGCGACGACCGCGTCGACCACGTCGACGCGACCCTGCTGCAGGTCAAGGAGAACAAGTTCTTCGCCGACCTCGCCGGCACGGTCACGACACAGCAGCGCGTCCGGCTGCACCCCGTCGTCAACGCCGTGGGCATCGCCGGCGGCCTGTTCGACACGATGCGGACGCTGGCGCCGCCCGCCGGGTACGGGTGGGAGTGGCTGTCGGGCGAGCACTGGGACTGGGACGGCGAGCTCGCCCGCATCCCCGAACTGCTCGCCGAGAAGCTCGCCGCGCCGTCGGTGGAGCCGGGCGTGTACGACGTCGTCGTCGACCCGTCCAACCTGTGGCTGACGATCCACGAGTCGATCGGGCACGCCACCGAGCTGGACCGGGCGCTCGGCTACGAGGCCGCCTACGCGGGCACGTCGTTCGCCACGCCCGACAAGCTCGGGACCCTGCAGTACGGCTCCAAGGTCATGAACATCACCGGGGACCGGACGGCCGAGCACGGCCTGGCCACCGTCGGCTACGACGACGAGGGCGTGCAGGCCCAGTCGTTCGACATCGTCTCCGAGGGCCTGTTCACCGGCTACCAGACCGACCGGCGCATCGCCCGCCTCACCGGCGCCGAACGCTCGAACGGCTGCGCGTTCGCCGACGCCGCGTCCAGCATGCCGATCCAGCGGATGGCGAACGTCTCGCTCAAGCCCGCCGAGGGCGGCCCGTCCACCGACGAGCTGATCTCCGGGGTCGAGCGCGGCATCTACATCGTCGGCGACAAGAGCTGGTCGATCGACATGCAGCGCCACAACTTCCAGTTCACCGGGCAGCGGTTCTTCCGCATCGAGAACGGGCGCCTCGCCGGGCAGCTCCGCGACGTCGCCTACCAGGCGACCACCACCGACTTCTGGAACTCGATGGAGGCCGTCGGCGGGCCGCAGACCTACGTGCTCGGCGGCGCGTTCAACTGCGGCAAGGGCCAGCCGGGGCAGGTCGCGCCGGTCAGCCACGGCTGCCCTTCGGCGCTGTTCCGGGGCGTCAACATCCTCAACGCGCTGAAGGAGGCCGGCCAGTGA
- a CDS encoding TetR/AcrR family transcriptional regulator, producing the protein MRDREGTEESLRAAAVALLRRGGVLAGLNLRQVADEAGVNRGLVYQYFGSRRALLRSALFHRSRPNAEDAVDAAGLPLRERLARLFWTSLRNPEPVRLATLLVLDGDDRPRVLLNRGAGREDLAAEAERGDLPVGDVAAVQAAIASTVYGYTLLREHLAREIGVPAEELDERMARCVEAMFVRRPD; encoded by the coding sequence GTGCGCGACCGGGAGGGGACGGAGGAGTCGCTGCGCGCCGCGGCGGTCGCGCTCCTGCGGCGCGGCGGCGTCCTGGCCGGGCTGAACCTGCGCCAGGTCGCCGACGAGGCCGGGGTCAACCGCGGGCTGGTCTACCAGTACTTCGGGTCGCGGCGGGCGCTGCTGCGCTCGGCGCTGTTCCACCGGTCGCGCCCGAACGCCGAGGACGCGGTGGACGCGGCCGGGCTGCCGCTGCGCGAGCGGCTGGCGCGGCTGTTCTGGACGAGCCTGCGCAACCCCGAGCCGGTCCGGCTGGCGACGCTGCTGGTGCTGGACGGCGACGACCGGCCCCGGGTCCTGCTCAACCGGGGCGCGGGCAGGGAGGACCTCGCGGCGGAGGCGGAGCGCGGCGACCTGCCGGTCGGGGACGTGGCGGCCGTGCAGGCGGCCATCGCGTCCACGGTCTACGGGTACACGCTGCTGCGCGAGCACCTGGCGCGGGAGATCGGCGTGCCCGCCGAGGAGCTCGACGAGCGCATGGCCCGCTGTGTGGAGGCCATGTTCGTACGCCGCCCCGACTAG
- a CDS encoding dodecin: MTDRTYRVTEIVGTSPESVDAAIRNGVRRASQTLRHLDWFEVTEVRGHIEDGEVGHFQVTMKVGFRLEDG, encoded by the coding sequence ATGACCGATCGCACGTACCGCGTGACCGAGATCGTGGGGACCTCGCCGGAGTCCGTCGATGCCGCGATACGCAACGGCGTCCGGCGCGCCTCGCAGACCCTGCGGCACCTGGACTGGTTCGAGGTGACCGAGGTCCGCGGCCACATCGAGGACGGTGAGGTGGGCCACTTCCAGGTCACCATGAAGGTCGGCTTCCGCCTGGAGGACGGCTGA
- a CDS encoding helical backbone metal receptor, translating into MAVHDDAGAPVPVPDRVRRVVSIVPSLTETVAATAPELLVGATDWCTHPEGLDVPRVRGTKNPDLERIIGLRPDVVVGNTEENRPADVEALRAAGVPVWMTRIRTVEEALASLRRMLTEACRAPVPGWLEEASRVWADVAPGEFRAAVIPIWRRPWMVVGRDTFTGDVLSRLGVSNVYAGHPERYPKIPLDELNAAGADLVVLPDEPYRFTEDDGPESFPGLDAALVSGRLLTWYGPSLVEAPAALAERLAAARPR; encoded by the coding sequence ATGGCCGTCCACGACGACGCAGGCGCCCCGGTCCCGGTCCCGGACCGGGTGCGCCGCGTCGTGTCGATCGTCCCGTCCCTGACCGAGACGGTCGCGGCGACCGCGCCGGAACTGCTCGTCGGCGCCACCGACTGGTGCACCCACCCCGAGGGCCTGGACGTGCCGCGCGTGAGGGGTACGAAGAACCCCGACCTGGAGCGGATCATCGGGCTGCGGCCCGACGTCGTCGTCGGCAACACCGAGGAGAACCGGCCCGCCGACGTCGAGGCGCTGCGCGCGGCCGGCGTGCCGGTGTGGATGACGCGGATCCGCACGGTCGAGGAGGCACTGGCGTCGCTGCGGCGCATGCTCACCGAGGCGTGCCGGGCGCCGGTGCCCGGCTGGCTGGAGGAGGCGTCCCGCGTATGGGCGGACGTCGCGCCCGGCGAGTTCCGGGCGGCGGTGATCCCGATCTGGCGGCGGCCGTGGATGGTCGTCGGGCGCGACACCTTCACCGGCGACGTCCTGTCCCGCCTCGGCGTGTCCAACGTGTACGCCGGGCATCCCGAGCGCTATCCGAAGATCCCGCTGGACGAGCTGAACGCGGCCGGCGCGGACCTGGTGGTCCTGCCGGACGAGCCGTACCGCTTCACCGAGGACGACGGCCCGGAGTCCTTCCCCGGGCTCGACGCCGCGCTCGTCAGCGGCCGGCTCCTCACCTGGTACGGCCCGTCCCTCGTCGAGGCCCCGGCCGCCCTCGCGGAACGGCTCGCCGCGGCCCGCCCCCGCTAG
- a CDS encoding metallopeptidase TldD-related protein, with product MRPQEAVERALSLSRADDCVVIADEASTANLRWAGNTLTTNGVTRSSRLTVIALRNTADGVAAGVVSRSAVDADGIEELVRAAEADAAGNEAAEDARPLVAEGPPGGAAGWDDEPAETGIGVFEGFAPALGEAFAAAQAGDRRLYGFANHVLTSTFLGSSAGLRLRHDQPTGLLELNAKGAGGSAWAGVGTRDFTDVDVPALTGDLTRRLEWGERRVELPAGRYETILPPSAVADLMIYLYWSAGAQDAQDGRTVFSAPGGGTRVGERLADLPVTLSSDPAAPGMQCAPFVIAHASSRESSVFDNGLALGATDWIREGTLASLAQTRHSAERTGLPLTPAVDNLAMRGPDGGASLEEMVARTERGLLLTCLWYIREVDPQSLLLTGLTRDGVYLVEDGEVVGAVNNFRFNESPVDLLSRIAEVGETGPTLPREWSDYFTRAAMPAIRVPDFHMSTVSQAT from the coding sequence ATCAGGCCGCAGGAGGCCGTCGAGCGGGCCCTGTCGCTGTCGCGCGCCGACGACTGCGTCGTCATCGCCGACGAGGCGAGCACCGCGAACCTGCGGTGGGCGGGCAACACCCTCACCACCAACGGCGTGACCCGCTCCAGCCGCCTCACCGTCATCGCGCTGCGGAACACCGCGGACGGCGTGGCGGCGGGCGTGGTGTCGCGGTCGGCCGTCGACGCCGACGGCATCGAGGAGCTGGTGCGCGCCGCGGAGGCCGACGCCGCCGGCAACGAGGCCGCCGAGGACGCCCGGCCGCTGGTCGCCGAGGGGCCGCCCGGCGGCGCCGCCGGATGGGACGACGAGCCCGCCGAGACCGGGATCGGGGTGTTCGAGGGCTTCGCTCCCGCGCTGGGCGAGGCGTTCGCCGCCGCGCAGGCCGGCGACCGGCGTCTGTACGGGTTCGCCAACCACGTCCTCACCTCGACGTTCCTCGGCTCCTCGGCGGGGCTGCGGCTGCGCCACGACCAGCCCACGGGGCTGCTGGAGCTGAACGCCAAGGGCGCGGGCGGCTCGGCGTGGGCGGGCGTCGGCACCCGCGACTTCACCGACGTCGACGTCCCCGCCCTCACCGGCGACCTCACCCGGCGGCTGGAGTGGGGCGAGCGGCGCGTCGAGCTGCCGGCCGGGCGGTACGAGACGATCCTGCCGCCGTCCGCCGTCGCCGACCTGATGATCTACCTGTACTGGTCGGCGGGCGCCCAGGACGCGCAGGACGGCCGGACGGTGTTCAGCGCCCCCGGCGGCGGCACCCGCGTCGGGGAGCGGCTCGCGGACCTGCCGGTCACCCTGTCCAGCGACCCGGCCGCCCCGGGCATGCAGTGCGCCCCGTTCGTCATCGCGCACGCCTCCAGCCGCGAGTCCTCGGTGTTCGACAACGGGCTCGCGCTCGGCGCCACCGACTGGATCCGCGAGGGGACCCTCGCGTCCCTCGCCCAGACCCGGCACTCCGCCGAGCGCACCGGGCTGCCGCTCACCCCCGCCGTCGACAACCTGGCGATGAGGGGGCCGGACGGCGGCGCGTCCCTGGAGGAGATGGTCGCCCGTACCGAGCGCGGGCTGCTGCTGACCTGCCTCTGGTACATCCGGGAGGTCGACCCGCAGAGCCTGCTGCTGACCGGCCTCACCCGCGACGGCGTCTACCTCGTCGAGGACGGCGAGGTCGTCGGGGCCGTGAACAACTTCCGGTTCAACGAGAGCCCCGTCGACCTGCTGTCGCGGATCGCCGAGGTCGGCGAGACCGGGCCGACGCTGCCGCGCGAGTGGTCGGACTACTTCACCCGCGCCGCCATGCCGGCGATCCGGGTCCCCGACTTCCACATGTCGACGGTGAGCCAGGCCACCTGA